Proteins encoded within one genomic window of Xylophilus sp. GOD-11R:
- a CDS encoding phosphoglycerate kinase, with protein MNILRFSDLCARGDAAGKRVFIRADLNVPQDDAGRITEDTRVRASVPCIEMALKAGAAVMVTSHLGRPTEGEFKPADSLLPVADRLAELLGREVPLVSNWVDGVDVAPGQVVLLENCRLNKGEKKNDPALAQKLARLCDIFVHDAFGTAHRAEASTYGIAQYAPVACAGPLLSAEIDAIGKALADPKRPLAAIVAGSKVSTKLTILKALADKVDQLIVGGGIANTFMLAAGLPIGKSLAEPDLLDQARAVIEAMRARGAAVPIPTDVVVAKEFKASAEATVKRAEDVADDDLILDIGPETAKALAAQLEAAGTIVWNGPVGVFEFDAFAHGTETIARAIAKSKAFSIAGGGDTLAAIAKYGIEKDVGYISTGGGAFLEILEGKTLPAFEILEKRAAG; from the coding sequence ATGAACATCCTGCGCTTTTCCGACCTCTGCGCCCGTGGCGACGCCGCTGGCAAACGTGTTTTCATCCGTGCCGACCTGAATGTGCCGCAGGACGACGCGGGCCGTATCACCGAAGACACCCGGGTGCGCGCATCGGTGCCCTGCATCGAGATGGCGTTGAAGGCCGGTGCGGCCGTCATGGTCACCTCGCACCTGGGACGACCCACCGAGGGCGAGTTCAAGCCGGCCGACAGCCTGCTGCCGGTGGCCGATCGCCTGGCCGAGCTGCTGGGCCGCGAGGTGCCGCTGGTGTCGAACTGGGTCGACGGCGTCGATGTCGCGCCGGGCCAGGTCGTGCTGCTGGAGAACTGCCGGCTCAACAAGGGTGAGAAGAAGAACGACCCGGCGCTGGCGCAGAAGCTGGCCAGGCTCTGCGACATCTTCGTGCACGACGCCTTCGGCACCGCGCACCGCGCCGAAGCCTCCACCTACGGCATCGCGCAGTACGCGCCGGTGGCCTGCGCCGGCCCGCTGCTGTCGGCCGAGATCGACGCCATCGGCAAGGCGCTGGCCGATCCGAAGCGGCCGCTGGCGGCCATCGTCGCCGGCTCCAAGGTGTCGACCAAGCTCACCATCCTCAAGGCGCTGGCCGACAAGGTCGACCAGCTCATCGTCGGTGGCGGCATCGCCAACACCTTCATGCTGGCCGCCGGCCTGCCCATCGGCAAGTCGCTGGCCGAGCCGGACCTGCTCGACCAGGCCCGTGCGGTGATCGAGGCCATGCGCGCGCGCGGCGCGGCGGTGCCGATTCCCACCGACGTGGTCGTGGCCAAGGAGTTCAAGGCCAGCGCCGAAGCGACGGTCAAGCGTGCCGAGGACGTGGCCGACGACGACCTGATCCTGGACATCGGCCCGGAGACCGCCAAGGCGCTCGCCGCGCAGCTGGAAGCCGCCGGCACCATCGTGTGGAACGGCCCGGTCGGCGTGTTCGAGTTCGACGCGTTCGCCCACGGCACCGAGACCATCGCCCGCGCCATCGCGAAGTCGAAGGCCTTCAGCATCGCCGGCGGCGGCGACACCCTGGCGGCGATCGCCAAGTACGGCATCGAAAAGGACGTCGGCTACATCAGCACGGGCGGCGGCGCTTTCCTCGAAATTCTGGAAGGCAAGACGCTGCCGGCTTTCGAGATCCTGGAGAAGCGCGCGGCGGGTTGA
- a CDS encoding response regulator has translation MLSAFLVEDNPLIRENLSAALAELAPVTIIGWAAGEESARRWFAAHNDWNLAIVDLFLEDGNGLGVLRALQARAAEQRAVVLTNYATQDIRVRCTALGADAVFDKSSEIEALAQYCDRLATAN, from the coding sequence ATGCTTTCCGCCTTCCTCGTCGAAGACAATCCCCTGATTCGGGAAAACCTGAGTGCGGCCCTCGCAGAACTCGCACCGGTCACGATCATCGGCTGGGCCGCGGGAGAAGAAAGCGCACGGCGCTGGTTCGCCGCCCACAACGACTGGAATCTGGCCATCGTCGACCTGTTCCTGGAAGACGGAAACGGCCTTGGCGTGCTGCGCGCCCTGCAGGCGCGGGCCGCCGAACAGCGCGCGGTCGTGCTGACGAACTACGCCACGCAGGACATCCGGGTGCGCTGCACCGCCCTGGGCGCCGACGCGGTCTTCGACAAGTCTTCCGAAATCGAGGCCCTGGCCCAGTACTGCGACCGGCTCGCGACCGCGAACTGA
- the fmt gene encoding methionyl-tRNA formyltransferase — translation MKIVFAGTPAFAASALEYLHRDGFEIALVLTQPDRPAGRGLQLQASAVKQYALAHGLPVAQPQGLRLDGRYAADAAAAQAQLAALQADAMVVAAYGLILPQWVLDQPRLGCFNIHASLLPRWRGAAPIHRAVEAGDAETGNTIMQMDAGLDTGDMLLAEPVAIAPDDTTASLHDKLALRGGPLMAQVLRQAQAGELRPQRQPAEGVTYAAKIDKAEAAIDWSQDAAVIARRVRAFDPFPGASTTQGGAALKIWAAVAEAHDAADAAPGTVLSADAHGVTVRCGQGVLRATVLQRAGGKRLSAEGFLRGHAVAVGSVLA, via the coding sequence ATGAAGATCGTCTTTGCGGGCACGCCCGCGTTCGCCGCGTCGGCGCTCGAATACCTGCACCGCGACGGCTTCGAAATTGCCCTGGTGCTCACTCAGCCCGATCGGCCCGCCGGTCGTGGCCTGCAGCTGCAAGCATCGGCCGTGAAGCAATACGCGCTGGCGCACGGCCTGCCGGTGGCCCAGCCGCAGGGCCTGCGGCTCGACGGCCGGTACGCCGCCGATGCGGCCGCCGCGCAGGCGCAGCTCGCGGCGCTGCAGGCCGATGCGATGGTGGTCGCCGCCTATGGGCTGATCCTGCCGCAATGGGTGCTCGACCAACCGCGCCTGGGCTGCTTCAACATCCACGCCAGCCTGCTGCCGCGCTGGCGCGGCGCGGCGCCGATCCACCGCGCGGTCGAAGCCGGCGATGCCGAGACGGGCAACACCATCATGCAGATGGACGCCGGCCTCGACACCGGCGACATGCTGCTGGCCGAGCCCGTCGCCATCGCGCCGGACGACACCACCGCCAGCCTGCACGACAAGCTCGCCTTGCGTGGCGGGCCGCTCATGGCGCAGGTGCTGCGGCAGGCGCAGGCCGGTGAACTGCGGCCGCAACGACAACCGGCCGAAGGCGTGACCTATGCCGCCAAGATCGACAAGGCCGAGGCGGCGATCGACTGGTCGCAAGACGCCGCGGTCATCGCGCGCCGGGTGCGGGCCTTCGATCCGTTTCCGGGCGCATCCACCACACAGGGCGGCGCGGCGCTCAAGATCTGGGCGGCGGTAGCCGAAGCCCATGACGCGGCCGATGCGGCGCCCGGCACGGTGCTGTCGGCCGATGCACACGGCGTGACGGTGCGCTGCGGGCAGGGCGTGCTGCGGGCCACCGTGCTGCAGCGCGCTGGCGGCAAGCGCCTGTCCGCCGAAGGCTTTCTGCGCGGACACGCGGTGGCGGTCGGCAGCGTGCTGGCATGA
- a CDS encoding AzlC family ABC transporter permease: MTVALAEDRNGVRWRDLPGDPEFWRGARDIMGTSLGVAAWALVTGVAMAKSGIGVGMAVVMALLTYAGSAQLAVVPLLAAASPIWVIWLTATCVNLRFVIFSSMWRSYFGGLRRRRRYGVGYFSGDVVFVLFLRRFPVQQPGPGQEAYFWGAAMVNWLAWQVTCVAGIFLADVIPIEWGLGFAGVLALLGVACSMLTGRIEAVSAVIAAAGAVAAFALPLKLNILVGIAAAVALGMVAERLFPAPTRVVARGHVGPSQKDPR, translated from the coding sequence ATGACGGTCGCCCTGGCCGAGGACCGCAACGGCGTCCGATGGCGCGACCTGCCCGGCGACCCCGAGTTCTGGCGCGGCGCGCGCGACATCATGGGCACTTCGCTTGGTGTGGCCGCCTGGGCGCTGGTGACCGGCGTGGCGATGGCCAAGTCGGGCATCGGCGTCGGCATGGCGGTGGTGATGGCGCTGCTGACCTACGCCGGCAGCGCACAACTCGCGGTCGTGCCGCTGCTGGCGGCGGCGTCGCCGATCTGGGTGATCTGGCTGACGGCGACCTGCGTCAACCTGCGCTTCGTCATCTTCAGCTCGATGTGGCGCAGCTACTTCGGCGGGCTGCGCCGCCGCCGGCGCTACGGCGTCGGCTATTTCAGCGGCGACGTGGTGTTCGTGCTGTTCCTGCGGCGTTTTCCGGTACAGCAACCGGGGCCGGGCCAGGAGGCGTATTTCTGGGGCGCGGCGATGGTTAACTGGCTGGCCTGGCAGGTGACCTGTGTGGCCGGCATCTTCCTGGCCGACGTGATTCCGATCGAGTGGGGGCTGGGCTTCGCCGGTGTGCTCGCGCTGCTCGGCGTGGCCTGCTCGATGCTCACCGGGCGAATCGAGGCGGTGTCCGCGGTCATCGCGGCAGCCGGCGCGGTCGCCGCGTTCGCGCTGCCGCTCAAGCTCAACATCCTGGTGGGCATCGCCGCGGCGGTGGCCCTGGGAATGGTGGCCGAAAGACTGTTTCCGGCGCCCACGCGGGTGGTGGCGCGGGGCCACGTGGGGCCATCGCAAAAGGACCCGCGATGA
- a CDS encoding gamma-glutamyltransferase family protein — MNKSISKPMLGSLVALTALLASCGGSNDPVVAAPPPVVADLSCNSTASDGSSVVVGSGAAGDPSLPEPASGYRTGLKTVYSKTFMVSSSNPLASKAGCEILKAGGSAADAAVAVQAVLGLTVPEATGLGGGAFMLYYDATAKTVQAYDGRETAPAAATNDYLRYVSDTDRTTPVPSTRASGRSIGTIGVVRMLELAQQDHGVLAWKDLFGSASSLATNGFPIGGRLAAAISSNATNLKRDAEATEYFFNADGTPKVLGTVLKNPKYAATLSALAAQGANAIYTGPIAQDIVAKIGATTQANGSAMTPGLTTMADMAAYQAKRREPVCVTYRAYWVCSMSPPSSGGIGVASAMGILENFNMSLYKPAGTDEGGIPTSKGVHLVTEAERLAYADRDMYVADTDFVPLPGGTWDTMLNKRYMSSRASLINFSTSMRTATAGALGAVPQGVDTTVEHGTNHFTIVDKQGNVVSMTTTVESSMGSFHMTNGFILNNQLTDFSANPIDTTTGLLVANRVSPGKRPRSTMAPTMVFKIAADGGKGDFVMATGSPGGGTIIQYVVKTLVGALDWGLDAQQSASLVDFGASNSPTTTIGGEHPYFVNGQLATLMSELTTMGHTISNGAQTSGVGNIVRTTANNTPIWSGGTDPRREGVVLGDTFTP; from the coding sequence ATGAATAAAAGTATCAGCAAGCCGATGCTCGGGTCCCTCGTCGCCTTGACCGCCTTGCTCGCTTCCTGCGGCGGCAGCAACGATCCCGTCGTCGCCGCACCCCCGCCGGTGGTGGCCGACCTGAGCTGCAACAGCACCGCCTCCGACGGCAGTTCCGTCGTGGTGGGCAGCGGCGCCGCCGGCGACCCCTCCCTGCCGGAGCCCGCTTCGGGCTACCGCACCGGCCTGAAGACGGTTTATTCGAAAACCTTCATGGTTTCGTCTTCCAACCCGCTGGCCAGCAAGGCCGGCTGCGAGATCCTGAAAGCCGGTGGCAGCGCGGCCGATGCGGCGGTCGCGGTGCAGGCGGTTCTGGGCCTGACCGTGCCCGAGGCCACCGGCCTTGGTGGCGGTGCCTTCATGCTCTATTACGACGCCACCGCGAAAACGGTGCAGGCCTACGACGGCCGTGAAACCGCACCAGCGGCTGCCACCAACGACTACCTGCGCTATGTGAGCGACACCGATCGCACCACACCGGTGCCCAGCACCCGCGCCAGCGGCCGCTCCATCGGCACCATCGGCGTGGTGCGCATGCTCGAACTCGCGCAGCAGGACCACGGCGTCCTGGCGTGGAAAGACCTGTTCGGCAGCGCGTCGTCGCTTGCAACGAACGGTTTTCCGATCGGTGGGCGCCTGGCTGCGGCCATCAGCTCCAACGCGACGAACCTCAAGCGCGATGCGGAGGCCACCGAGTACTTCTTCAACGCCGACGGCACGCCCAAGGTACTGGGCACCGTGCTGAAGAATCCGAAGTACGCCGCCACCCTGAGCGCCCTCGCCGCACAAGGTGCCAACGCCATCTACACCGGCCCGATCGCGCAGGACATCGTCGCCAAGATCGGCGCCACCACCCAGGCCAACGGCAGCGCCATGACCCCGGGCCTGACCACCATGGCCGACATGGCGGCCTACCAGGCCAAGCGCCGCGAGCCGGTCTGCGTCACCTACCGCGCCTATTGGGTCTGCAGCATGTCCCCACCGTCCTCCGGCGGCATCGGCGTGGCCTCGGCCATGGGCATCCTGGAGAACTTCAACATGTCGCTCTACAAGCCCGCCGGCACCGACGAAGGCGGCATCCCGACCAGCAAGGGCGTGCACCTGGTGACCGAGGCCGAGCGCCTGGCCTATGCCGACCGCGACATGTACGTGGCCGACACCGACTTCGTGCCGCTGCCCGGCGGCACCTGGGACACGATGCTCAACAAGCGCTACATGAGCAGCCGCGCCAGCCTGATCAACTTCAGCACCAGCATGCGCACGGCCACCGCCGGGGCGCTTGGCGCGGTGCCGCAGGGCGTGGACACCACGGTGGAGCACGGCACCAACCACTTCACCATCGTCGACAAGCAGGGCAACGTGGTCTCCATGACGACCACCGTGGAGTCGAGCATGGGCTCCTTCCACATGACCAACGGCTTCATCCTGAACAACCAGCTGACCGACTTCTCGGCCAATCCGATCGACACCACTACCGGCCTGCTGGTCGCCAACCGGGTGTCGCCCGGCAAGCGCCCGCGCAGCACGATGGCGCCGACGATGGTGTTCAAGATCGCGGCCGACGGCGGCAAGGGCGACTTCGTGATGGCCACCGGCTCGCCCGGCGGCGGCACCATCATCCAGTACGTAGTCAAGACCCTGGTCGGCGCGCTCGACTGGGGCCTGGACGCACAGCAGTCGGCCAGCCTGGTGGACTTTGGCGCCAGCAACAGCCCCACCACCACCATCGGCGGCGA
- a CDS encoding AzlD domain-containing protein encodes MTHGNTWIDIGLGLLTMVGLGVITLVSRSFFMLPEREWKLPSWLQQGLRYAPLAALAAVVGPELFMRDGQLLDTWADARLPAAVAGVGFYVWKRSILGTIVVGMAVYLPLHVGLGW; translated from the coding sequence ATGACGCACGGCAACACCTGGATCGACATCGGCCTGGGCCTGCTGACCATGGTCGGCCTGGGCGTCATCACGCTGGTCAGCCGCAGCTTCTTCATGCTGCCCGAGCGGGAATGGAAGCTGCCGTCGTGGTTGCAGCAGGGCCTGCGGTACGCGCCGCTGGCGGCACTCGCGGCAGTGGTCGGGCCGGAGCTCTTCATGCGCGATGGCCAGCTGCTCGACACCTGGGCTGATGCGCGCCTGCCGGCGGCGGTGGCGGGCGTGGGGTTCTATGTGTGGAAGCGCAGCATCCTCGGCACCATCGTGGTCGGCATGGCGGTGTACCTGCCGCTGCACGTCGGGCTGGGCTGGTAG